A single region of the Lathamus discolor isolate bLatDis1 chromosome 13, bLatDis1.hap1, whole genome shotgun sequence genome encodes:
- the RNF222 gene encoding RING finger protein 222 → MSETSSSKEGAPAECPVCYEKFQALEADHRRLSCGHTFCHDCLVKCLLCAKLDGQLQSSIICPVCRYVTFLNKKKALWPPKAGTNPRTLEMPLSPSSLSHLTKTEASNTLVVPSHFVKPVQSFDQCGSTGSSALGAQGVPGELAREAHIFVISNHGMPLVDADCGSLGRRSRVETWSSVSSSSALGVKCCQSPIALAVLLILTVAMLAAVLPWLLLVKRDS, encoded by the coding sequence ATGTCTGAGACCTCGTCCAGCAAGGAGGGTGCCCCGGCCGAGTGCCCCGTGTGCTATGAGAAGTTCCAGGCGCTGGAGGCTGATCACCGCAGGCTGAGCTGCGGGCACACCTTCTGCCACGACTGCCTGGTGAAGTGCCTGCTCTGCGCCAAGCTCGACGgccagctccagagcagcaTCATCTGCCCCGTCTGCCGCTACGTCACCTTCCTCAACAAGAAGAAGGCTCTGTGGCCACCCAAAGCAGGCACCAACCCCCGGACGCTGGAGATGCCTCTGTCACCTTCCTCCTTGTCCCATCTGACCAAAACAGAGGCCAGCAACACCTTGGTGGTGCCCAGTCATTTTGTGAAGCCAGTGCAGAGCTTTGACCAATGcggcagcacagggagcagtgCCCTGGGTGCGCAGGGGGTCCCGGGAGAGCTGGCACGGGAAGCCCACATCTTTGTCATCAGCAACCATGGAATGCCGCTGGTGGACGCAGACTGCGGCtccctggggaggaggagcagggtggAAACATGGAGCTCAGTGTCATCCAGCTCGGCCCTGGGGGTGAAGTGCTGCCAGTCTCCCATCGCCCTTGCTgtcctcctcatcctcaccgTGGCCATGCTGGCGGCTGTGCTCCCCTGGCTACTGCTGGTGAAGAGGGACTCGTAG